The DNA sequence GGCGGCAATCGGTGCTGCGATCGGTATCGGCATCCTCGGGGGTAAATTCCTGGAAGGCGCAGCGCGTCAGCCTGATCTTATTCCGCTGTTGCGTACACAGTTCTTCGTGGTCATGGGGCTGGTTGATGCTATCCCAATGATCGCTGTAGGTCTGGGGTTGTATGTCATGTTCGCGGTGGCCAAGTAACCGAGTGTTCTTCGCCCGATTAGTGGCGAAGAATGGTTTCTGTCGCCTTCGATGGCGGCAGAGAAAAGTTAACCAAACAAGAGGCATTGTGCCGTGAACATTAATGCAACACTCTTGGGCCAGGCAATCGCATTTATCTTCTTCGTCCTGTTCTGTATGAAATACGTATGGCCGCCATTAATAGCAGCCATCGAAAAACGTCAGAAAGAGGTTGCTGAAGGTATCGCATCTGCTGAACGTGCTAAAAAAGATTTAGATCTGGCACAGGTAAGTGTGACCGATCAGCTAAAAAGCGCGAAAGAGGAAGCCCAGACTATCATCGAACAGGCTAACAAACGCCGTTCGCAGATACTGGATGAAGCGAAAGCGGAAGCCGAACAAGAGAAAACCAGAATCGTTACTCAGGCATACGCTGAGATAGAGGCAGAACGCAAACGTGCGCGTGAAGAGTTACGTCAGCAGGTTGCGATGCTCGCTGTAGCGGGTGCCGAGAAGATCATCGAGCGTTCTGTGGATGAAGCTGCTAACAGCGACATCGTTGATAAACTTGTCGCTGAACTGTAAGGAGGGAGGGGCCGATGTCTGAATTTATCACTGTAGCTCGCCCCTACGCCAGAGCAGCTTTTGATTTTGCTGTCGAACATCAGGCTCTTGATCGCTGGCAGCAGATGCTGGCGTTTACTGCAGAAGTAGCGAAAAATGAACAGGTTGCAGAACTTATTGATGGTGCTCTGGCACCGGAAGCACTCGCTAATCTCTTTATTGCTATTTGCGGTGAGCAGTTGGATGACGCAGGTCAAAATCTGATAAAGGTGATGGCTGAAAATAAACGTTTACCTGCTCTTGCCTATGTACTGGCTGAGTTTATCCAACTCCGCGCTGCACATGATGCAACTGCTGAAGTTGAGGTAATTTCTGCCTCTGAACTGAGTGACAAACAGCTGAGTAATATCAGTGCGGCTATGACAAAGCGCCTGTCACGTAACGTTAAGCTGAATTGCAAAATAGATAAGTCTGTAGTGGCGGGCGTAATCATCCGGGCGGGTGATATGGTCATTGATGGCAGTGTTCGTGGCCGTCTTGAACGTCTTGCAGACGCCTTGCAGTCTTAAGGGAACCGGAGCATATGCAACTGAATTCCACCGAAATCAGCGAACTGATCAAGCAGCGCATTGCTCAGTTCAATGTGGTGAGCGAAGCTCACGATGAAGGTACTATTGTTTCTGTCAGTGACGGAATTATCCGCATCAACGGTCTTGCTGATGTGATGCAGGGTGAAATGATCTCACTGCCAGGTAACCGTTATGCTATTGCACTGAACCTTGAGCGCGACTCTGTTGGTGCTGTTGTGATGGGGCCTTATGCTGACCTCGCGGAAGGCATGAAGGTGAAATGTACCGGACGTATCCTCGAAGTGCCAGTGGGTCGCGGCCTGTTGGGACGTGTGGTTAATACTCTCGGTGCACCTATTGATGGTAAAGGTGCTATTGATAACGATGGTTTTTCTCCTATCGAAGTGATAGCACCTGGGGTTATCGACAGACAGTCTGTCGATGAGCCAGTACAGACAGGTTATAAATCAGTCGATGCCATGATTCCAATTGGACGTGGCCAGCGTGAATTGATCATCGGTGACCGCCAGACGGGTAAAACCGCAATGGCGATCGATGCGATTATCAATCAGCGCGATTCAGGTATTAAGTGTGTTTACGTGGCGATTGGTCAGAAAGCATCAACCATTGCTATCGTGGTACGCAAGCTTGAAGAGCATAAAGCGCTGGAAAACACTATCGTTGTAGTGGCAACCGCCTCTGAGTCCGCTGCATTACAATATCTGGCACCTTATGCAGGTTGTGCGATGGGTGAATATTTCCGTGACCGTGGTGAAGATGCACTGATCGTCTACGATGACTTGTCTAAACAAGCTGTCGCCTATCGTCAGGTTTCCCTGCTTCTGCGTCGTCCACCAGGACGTGAAGCATTCCCGGGTGATGTTTTCTATCTCCATTCACGTCTGCTCGAACGAGCTTCTCGTGTTAATGCTGAGTATGTTGAAGCTTTCACCAAAGGTGCCGTGAAAGGAAAAACAGGTTCACTGACTGCGCTGCCGATTATTGAAACTCAGGCAGGTGACGTTTCAGCGTTCGTTCCGACCAACGTAATTTCGATTACTGATGGACAGATCTTCCTGGAAACTAACTTGTTTAACTCAGGTATTCGTCCTGCGGTTAACCCAGGCATCTCAGTTTCTCGTGTGGGTGGTGCAGCACAGACAAAAATTATCAAAAAGTTGTCTGGCGGTATTCGTACTGCGCTTGCTCAGTACCGTGAACTGGCGGCATTTTCTCAGTTTGCCTCGGATCTCGATGAAGCGACTCGTAAGCAGTTGAGTCATGGTCAGAAAGTGACCGAGCTGCTGAAACAGAAACAGTACGCGCCGATGTCTGTTGCACAACAGGGTCTGGTGCTGTTCGCTGCCGAGCGTGGTTATTTGAATGATGTGGAACTGGAAAAAATCGGCAGTTTTGAAGCGGCTTTGCTGGCCTATGCGGATCGTGAGCATAGTGAGCTGATGACCGAAATCAACCAGTCTGGTAACTACAATAGCGATATCGAAGATCAGTTAAAAGCTATCCTCGAAACGTTCAAGAAAACCCAGTCCTGGTAACATCTGCAGGTTCCCTCCGAGGGGGAGCCTGCGGGTTTTAGGAGAAGCTTATGGCCGGCGCAAAAGAGATACGTAGTAAGATCGGCAGCGTACAAAATACGCAAAAGATAACCAAAGCGATGGAAATGGTTGCCGCCTCCAAAATGCGCAAATCGCAGGAACGCATGGCTGCCAGTCGTCCCTACGCAGAGATAATGCGTAAAGTGATCGGTCACATTGCGCTTGGTAATCTGGAATATAAACACCCTTATCTGGAAGAGCGCGAAGTAAAACGTGTTGGCTATCTGGTCGTTTCCACAGATCGGGGACTGTGTGGCGGTTTAAACATCAACTTGTTTAAAAAGCTGCTGGCTGATATGAAAAACTGGTCCGA is a window from the Erwinia sp. genome containing:
- the atpE gene encoding ATP synthase subunit c (ID:JIFNMEKO_03310;~source:Prodigal:2.6); protein product: MENLNMDLLYMAAAVMMGLAAIGAAIGIGILGGKFLEGAARQPDLIPLLRTQFFVVMGLVDAIPMIAVGLGLYVMFAVAK
- the atpF gene encoding ATP synthase subunit b (ID:JIFNMEKO_03311;~source:Prodigal:2.6); this encodes MNINATLLGQAIAFIFFVLFCMKYVWPPLIAAIEKRQKEVAEGIASAERAKKDLDLAQVSVTDQLKSAKEEAQTIIEQANKRRSQILDEAKAEAEQEKTRIVTQAYAEIEAERKRAREELRQQVAMLAVAGAEKIIERSVDEAANSDIVDKLVAEL
- the atpH gene encoding ATP synthase subunit delta (ID:JIFNMEKO_03312;~source:Prodigal:2.6), which translates into the protein MSEFITVARPYARAAFDFAVEHQALDRWQQMLAFTAEVAKNEQVAELIDGALAPEALANLFIAICGEQLDDAGQNLIKVMAENKRLPALAYVLAEFIQLRAAHDATAEVEVISASELSDKQLSNISAAMTKRLSRNVKLNCKIDKSVVAGVIIRAGDMVIDGSVRGRLERLADALQS
- the atpA gene encoding ATP synthase subunit alpha (ID:JIFNMEKO_03313;~source:Prodigal:2.6), with the protein product MQLNSTEISELIKQRIAQFNVVSEAHDEGTIVSVSDGIIRINGLADVMQGEMISLPGNRYAIALNLERDSVGAVVMGPYADLAEGMKVKCTGRILEVPVGRGLLGRVVNTLGAPIDGKGAIDNDGFSPIEVIAPGVIDRQSVDEPVQTGYKSVDAMIPIGRGQRELIIGDRQTGKTAMAIDAIINQRDSGIKCVYVAIGQKASTIAIVVRKLEEHKALENTIVVVATASESAALQYLAPYAGCAMGEYFRDRGEDALIVYDDLSKQAVAYRQVSLLLRRPPGREAFPGDVFYLHSRLLERASRVNAEYVEAFTKGAVKGKTGSLTALPIIETQAGDVSAFVPTNVISITDGQIFLETNLFNSGIRPAVNPGISVSRVGGAAQTKIIKKLSGGIRTALAQYRELAAFSQFASDLDEATRKQLSHGQKVTELLKQKQYAPMSVAQQGLVLFAAERGYLNDVELEKIGSFEAALLAYADREHSELMTEINQSGNYNSDIEDQLKAILETFKKTQSW